The Salvelinus alpinus chromosome 22, SLU_Salpinus.1, whole genome shotgun sequence DNA window GGAAGTTATTGAAAATGGATCCAGTTTTTTTCAAATTTCAAATTGTTATTTAAGTTTCGAATTGAAGATGTAGATTTTAGttcactttatttatttattatatacgGATGCCAAATCAGACCCTTGTCAGCACTGTGCTTCGTTTTTAAATGTCTCACTTAAATAGATAAAAAGAAGATTGGGGAATGTGCCACAATATCATGCAAGCATATTAGAAAATATAGAAACATGAGgaactatatacagtagatattgaCTGGCACTGCATGACGTTTACAGATATCTGCTGTTTTAGGTGGCGGTCTGACGACGATGCTCCATGCCATGGAAGTCCCAAGTCATGCTAGACACCTCCTCCTGCAACTCAACACCCAGCGCACCAAGGGCTTCCTGTGTGATGTCATCATCGTGGTGCAGAACGCGTTGTTCCGAGCCCATAAGAATATTCTGGCCGCCAGCAGTCTCTACCTGAAGTCCCTGGTCGTCCATGACAACCTCATCAACCTAGACCACGAGATGGTGAGTCCCGGGGTGTTCCGGGTCATTCTAGACTACATCTACACGGGCCGTCTGACGGAGGGAGACCACAGCTCCCCGACAGAGCCCAACCTGGGGGCCGTGCTGGCTGCAGCTAGCTATCTGCAGCTGCTGGACTTAGTGGCGTTGTGTAAGAAGAAGATGAGGAGAAATGGGAAGTACCCTCTCCGCCCCACTCCTGCCTTTCTGCCCTATGGGAAGATGGGCCCCAATAGTTTGGGTTTAGGGGGAGGGAGCAGGTATCGGGTGTCCACCCCTGTTATTCAGTCCTGCTACCCAGGGGGAGTTGTGAACACCCACACGCCTCGCGCCCCACCACTAGAGGAGCTGCCGCCCCACCCCCATGCCACCCATGCAGGGGAGTTGTATGCCCCCACCTCCTCTCAGGGCCCTCAGGTGTTCCCCTCCACACCCTCAGCCCTGCCTGCCCAGCCCAGCCTTCGCCCAGCCCACTCTGACAGAAACTGCTCCCCCATCTATGGCCTGGACCTCTCCAAGAAGAGCCCTAACTCCCAGTCCCAGAACACTCCCTCCCACCCACACCTGGCCCATGCCCTGCCCCACCACGATGAGGAGCGGGAGGGGGGGCTGAGCGGCCGCACCAGCCCAATGCTGGGGAACAATGGCGGGGCCTACCCCACAGAGAAGATGGAGACGGCTGATCAGGCGGGGTCTCTCCCACCTCACTCTTACCCCCACCTTAATAAGCCCCTGGGGCCCCACCTGCCCCACCTCCACCGCTCCAGCTCCCAAGGTCCAGACCACTACCCCTGCCCCCTCAGCCCCGACACCCCGACAGAGGCTGGAGAGCCCAGCAGGGAGGTGGGCAACATCTACCGCTGGGTGAAGCATGAGCCACTGTCATACACAGCTGAGGATGAAGAGGATGACGAGGATGAGGAGGAACGGGGTGGAAACGGAGACCAAAACCACCAGCATCACAACCACCATCACAAAGCAGGGGAGGAGAGCGATGATCGCTACCGTAGGGTAGGCTGTGATGGGGAGGATGAGAAGAGTGGCTCAGGCAGTGAGGGGACAGGCAGTAGTGAGGGTCGACCATCACCCACAGGGGTCATGGGGAGGTTCCACCTACCCTACGAGCCTGAGAGCTTTGGGGACAACCTGTACGTGTGCATACCCTGTGACAAGGGCTTCCCCAGCTCTGAGCAGCTCAACGCCCACGTGGAGacccacacagaggaggagcTGTACTCTGGAGGGGAGATGGGCAGCAGCAACCCCAAAAACAACAGTAGCAACAGCAACGGTAACGGCAGCCTGAACAGCCTGGAGGGGaggtccagccagagcctgacGCCTGGGGTCCTGGGGGAGATCATCAGACCCTATCGCTGTAACTCCTGTGAGAAGTCCTACAAGGACCCGGCCACGCTGCGCCAGCACGAGAAGACCCACTGGCTGACAAGGCCCTACCCCTGCAGCATCTGTGGCAAGAAGTTCACCCAGCGCGGCACCATGACCCGCCACATGCGCAGCCACCTGGGACTCAAGCCCTTTGCATGCGACCACTGCGGCATGCGCTTCACCCGCCAGTACCGCCTCACAGAGCACATGCGCATCCACTCCGGGGAGAAGCCCTACGAGTGTCAGGTGTGCGGGGGCAAGTTCGCCCAGCAGCGCAACCTCATCAGCCACATGAAGATGCACAGCAGTGGGGGGGCCGGAGGGGTACTGACGGCCGACGGCAAGCTGAAGCTGGACTTTGCGGAAGGGATCTACCCCCTGAGTAAATACGCAGCAGAGCACCTGGGGCTGAAGCAGGAGAAGGCCTCAGAGCTGCTGGCAGAGCATGCCATGGAGAGCCTGTTCCCGCTGTCCAAACTGGCAGCAGAACACCTGCGCCTCAACCACCATGACAAGATGGATGTCCTGGGGGTCCCGGCCCTGCCCCCTCCCCCAGGGTCCCTCTCTGACTCCCACTCCCGTATCATTGACCGCTACTCCCCCAGCTAAGACCCTCTGACCAGTCACCCCCAGCAAGGCCTTGGCTTCCACACAATCCTGTGGGCACACAACTTAACTTACAGTATTCTAACGTCATTCACCTCAACTCCATCAGTATCTGCACCTCAGACTAAGGCCAATACCTGGCCTAAAGAATGCACACACACTGTGTAGACTCCTATAAGTGCCTTTCTTTCCAAAGTTTGCATTATATGCATTTCAAAGACCTTCCTAGAAGAACTGTGCTatttctattatattttgaccaaGGAATACCCACTCAAAACAGTGTAGTATTTATGTATACGCAAACCACCGAGCCAAAAACAAATTGAGAACCAAAAATCCATTTTTCTtagttttttgtacataatgaaAAGCCGAAGAAACTGTTGCCAGAAAGTGTTGTAATATGACCCTACACCTGTGTACTAAATGTACttttgtactactactactattgtaaTTGTACATAAAATGGGAAAAAAGCACATATGGACAAGATTCAGGGCTCCTGTCCAGAACTGAAAGGACTGTTGGACAAAAGAAAAAGCCAAAGCTTTGGGATTTGCAATTGATTGGACCACTTTCTTAATTTTGTTTTTTTGGGGTACTGGATTTTCTCTCTATCTCCTGATCCAGTTTTACTCCATGCTCCAGCTGTTCTAGTCACGAGGGAGGGACTAACTGAAAACAGCATTCGCTCCACCATTTAGGTAAAGTTATCTGTGctttgtttttctttgtttttcttttgCTTTGTTGTTACGTACTCTCTGATCATGATGTTGTGTACAGAGAGACCGATATTAAGTGACAGTAATAGTAGCTTAATGACTTGTACACTCAGTGCCATAACCCTTTGAACCCATAACCTCTCTTTATTGGTATTTTTCAAATCATTTTTTGACTTGCATCCAAGTGCCTTCAAACTGTTATTGAAAAGTAGCGAGTAGCACAACCCTGTGATCTCACAACTGGGACGCATCATGGTGCATACCCAACTGATGACACGCCAATCCTTCTCCATGGCTTTAACATCCAGTGATGTGGAGTGTAGACTAAGCATGGGTGTTGCCTGTGACGTTGTGTAATATACTGAACGaagatataaacgcaacatgcaccaatttcaaagattttactgagttacagttcatacaaggaaatcagtcaattgaaataaattcattagaccctaatctatggatttcacatgactgggaaggggtgcagccatgggtggtccttggagggcataggcccacccactggggagccaggcccagccaatcagaatgagtttttccccacaaaagggcataccccctcagatgatcccgcaggtgaagaagccggatgttgaggtcctgggctggtgtggttatacgtggtctgaggttgtaaggccggttggacgtactgccaaattctctaaaacaacattggaggcagtttggtagagaaattaacattaaattctctggcagctatgttggacattcctgcagtcagcctgccaattgcacgctccctcaaaacttgagacatctgtggctttgtgttgtgtgacaaaactacacattttgaagtggccttttattgtccccagcacaaggtgcacctgtgtaatgatcatgctgtttaatcagcttcttgatatgccacctgtcagctggatggattatcttgtcaaactaacagggatgtaaacaaatttgtgcacaacatttgagagaaattaactttttgtgcgtatggaaaatatcTAGGAtttctatttcagctcatgaaacatgggaccaacactttacattttgcgtttctatttttgttcagtgaattTACAATGGTGGGTACAGCTATACAACTCACCAGAGGAGAGCACAGAGAGGCCATCCAAGTCAGTGCTGAGAGGCTTGAGCCAATTACCCCTAATCAGTCTCTATCAATAGCAGCAATTCCCTCTAATACAGATGATTCATCAGCACTGACAATTGTCCCATTCTGAGCATAAATAGTACTAATCACTTTGAATCCTTTTGACCCATAGTAGTCTCAACTCTGACAGAGGGCCGTGCTATCATTGACAGGCCAAAGTGACTGCTCCGCTGCTGCCTTAATACACACACAGGGACTGGGAGCTGCTAATGTGACGGCGTTGTGAACATGAGAGCTGGGCGCTAGCTGCCTCTGACAGTGCTCTGCTCGTGGTGCGGCGGCAGGCCGGGCCGTCTGTGTGGGTGAACAGCACAGCACACCCCAGCTGCTGGCCTCCCAGTCTTCCAGTAATCCCTGTGAAATCTCACATTCTCCCTGACAATTCACACTGTCTGTCGGCCTGACGCCCCATTTCATGCCTGCCATCCAGCCCCTCTGATCCACACCATAACAAGACACCCGAGCACTGCCGAGCCGAGTCCTACATCTGCccttccctgtctccctgccagGAGGCTATCAAACacggcacagtacagtacagtggctcGTCTCTATCAACTGATGAGCACTTATGGGTTTGGGGTTGAAGGCACTTATTGTTTTGTTAAATGTTTTAGAATGTTTATTCCAAAGAGCATGCTGGCTTATTATTTGTCTATGTTGTCGGACCTTATGTCAGATTGGAGTTTGTTGACCACTATAGTGCCAATGCCAACCTCAGTAGGTGAATGTGAAGACTAAAGCCATGAATGCACTGTGATAGACTTAGTGAATCTTAAAACTTTATCTTGGAGACTGAGACAATAAGCCCTACTATTGTGGGATTGTATTAATGTACAACATTAATTGAAGGGTTTTATTCTGTAGCATAATGAGCATATCAAGGTGTTGTTTTTCTGTCActtattttctttctctttcttgatTTTGAACCAAAGCAAAGTGAAACTGGTGCTTACCTCAGGACGGAACCCAGCATGGGGACGCAACGCTTTAGCTACACACCAACCAAacaacacacacgtacacacttaCGTACAtgcagatacagacacacagcacagacatttacatccattttcattttttattttgagGGGACAATAGTCCTGTGTTAAACCTGTGGTCATTTCATGGTATGAGATGTTTTACTTGTCTTACAATTTTGTTGATAACATGTGATATTAACATTTTCCTCTTATTTTAATATGCTGTGTACATGTTCCTTTTTACTGTCCTATTAGAGGCTTTGTATGGGTTTGACCAATGACATTATCTTAATAAGGAAAAGTCAAGCTGGTGATTTTCTCTTACCTTTGGAAACAAAAGTGTTAACTTTAATTCAACAGAATATACAAATGTAAATGATGATAGGGCTTGTAAGGCAAGACATAAGGTAATACCTCTGGTTCCAGAGAAACATATATACTGTCTATGTGAATTAGGTCTTTTATTTTTCACCCGAAGCCTTAATGTTTAGTGACGTTTTTGGTTGCACACAAGGAGTGATGTATTTATCAATATTTCCCTAAACAGATAAACAGTGGCTGGGCTCTGAGTGGATGAAAGCTATAGCCTCAAGCTGTTTGACCCATTTCTCTGGAGGAGGCTTTGTGAGCTGATGATGAATAAGGCTGTGTGTAtttatacacaaacacactttaAGCCAGCTTGTTTTGGACTGCAGGACATGCAGCGGTTCCCAGCAGCCTACGTGAAGCACAAAACTCACACTTGGCTCCAAAGTTAATTTAGAAAAATAGTCTACATGGAAACTGTATGGGCACAGCTGTTTTGTTATAACATAAGAAACTAGTTTAAATGACATGTGAATTGACAGGGGTGGACAATATTAATCTTCGATTTATCATGGCAGTATGAGGTTGGACCACAGACATGTGAAGCCCCATAGACAAGAGGGAACAGCCCATTTGAAGTTGATGTCAATGGTGGGAATATAAATCTCTCCTGCATGTTCTGTCTCTCATTCATTAGTTCACTCTCACTGAAAGTCTATCTCCCGTTTCCTTTTCTCACACCGTTAAAACAAGAAAGAAATAGTTTCCACTGCCACTCCAAATCTGtacaggaagagagagcgagataatGTCCAGCGTTACTGTTCTGAAATTACATATAGTGGGGCcgagcgtatgtgtgtgtgtgagtttaaaGGGGGAAGTGTTGGTTTGTCTGTTTGTGTCCACATGCTATTTGAGTATATGAATGGCTGTTAATGTATGCTCTGGGAATAGTTCTGGTGTGAAGGAGAGCAGAGAAGTGAAGGAGCAGGAAGTGAACTCTTGGCTGGGCCTTAGCGTTGAGCAGGATGTGCAGTGTGTATCTGCTTGCAGACCGATAGAGACACAGATGAAGATtgggagggagtagggagggagaggagcaTGGAGAGCTCAGCAGGGTGGACATAAGCCCATTGTTTAAATATGAAAGACTGATCTTAGTTCTAAACCTCGCCATTCAGAAAACATTAAGAGCCTCCCTATCTTTTTCCCTTCTTCCttccttttatttatttgtaattctTTTAAAGAGTAAACCCCTGTCCACTCTTATATTGTACAATGCATAGTGTGCTCTACTTTTGAGAAAACTCTTAACAAATTAAAGGTCTAATGAAGCTGTTTTTATTTAAATATTACATCCTTTCTGGGTATTAATAAAGTACTTTACTTTGATTGTTTCAATCAAAATTATCccaaaaaatagcttcttagcaaagagcaatttctcaagtaagtctgtctgggagtggtctgagtagggAGGGGAAAATTGAAAACTAgccgttattggcagagaggtttggaattctctttcttattggtctattaacatcaacaaaaaatgtttgagcatggccttatttctattgcaGCATATTTGATGACTATCATTCAGATTCCATTCACCCAGGTCaaggctactacatgataatcAAATggtccctgtacccatcatgaggttgctacaacctagcctatgaatgaaagttttacaatgtaggtgcacaagTCGAGAGAAACATTTGAGGAGACACTTGCCtgtatctagctgatctaggatgtaatcattagtccaacagttgcaaacgagagtttctattggacaaattcatgtatgtttatccccgtttcgttttTTTCAACGGAattggcagaatgaatacacccctgatcacgcgtaaacacagttcactttcatagcagccacattgtattccttctgtcatctatgcactctcctcctctcaccttttcccttcgcttgtgaacTTCAaagcacaacacatcagctgtctgtgaccaggcgaaaaaacctttccaaaccAAAACcagaactaacgtgttagtaaacccactacaatcaaaCAGTGACTTTAcaatgtacagtcagtaagcagtttagcacttacaccgatgggccccggtggcaataaattagtaaaaccaaaagcttaccttgaattggaagagttccagtgttgtgttggatagtcatagccagctagccaacatagcatccctctgtttgagcaggttGTTTgaataggctaaactagctagctgcatttgctagctaagtaagtgagaCTGAAAAAAAATGACAAACTCTCTatctcaccacattttatacactgcagtgttagctagctgtagcttatgctttcagtactagattaattatctgatgctttgattgggtggacaacatgtctgttcatgctgcaagagctctgataggttggaggacatcctctggGAGGTGTCATAATTACTGTCTAAgtgtatggaagggggtgagaaccatgagactCCTAGGTttggtattgaagtcaatgtacccagaggaagacagaagctagctgtcctctggctacaccatggtgctaccctacagagtgctgctgaggctactgtagaccttcattgcaaaaaaaGTGTttgaatcaattatttggtgacgtgaatatattttgtatagtgttatctaaaaaggataactttttaaatgttttaccatttttatttttatgaaattccctgaggaggatggtcttcccctcccttctctgaggagcctccactggttccCACAGTGGACCGGGTTGAATTCGAAGGGAAGGAGAGACTTGACACTTTCATTGGCCTTTATTACAAGCAGCTGCTTTCCTCCATTTATTCCCCCAAACTGCACTTTTCTGGAAAATTCATTGAATTATGATTTTTATTACCCTCGTGACCCCCTAAAACCCTCCTCAATCGCCTTTCCTCTCGCATGTTGCttcctccttttcctctctcccCGATCCAACCACTGATTTCCCACTTTTTCTTCCTTCGTTACCTCTTAGCACTGCTCTCACCTCTCCGTCTGTCTCCCGCTCTCTTCTTGACACTCAGCACGAACCACTAGTCCATGCTAAcaaccctcctcctctactcctccttccCTACGCCTCCTCTCTCCCATGATCAAGTCGCTTCCAGTTGTTTTTCCTGCTCCAGAAGACAGTTGTCTAAATGTTTATGCGAACAACTACTTTATTTTTCTTAACGCCCTGATCAAGTTCCAAAATGAACTTCAAAATTTGACGACGTTATTATGTGCTTGCTTTTCAAGTCAAGAAGTATATTTCAAAGGAATTTAATAGACAGAGCATCATTATTGAGGAAACGCAGGACAATACGAGAAAGAAATGTTCAGAGGGAAATATGCTAAGAAAGATGCCAGTAAAGTAAACATGAGTGGATGAAATTGCACAATTGAGCCAGACCACAGCTCCACCAGCCAAGTCATGtgctgagagggagagggagagaaagaatgagagagttGAAGTACCAGTCATAGCTTAAgtaaacaacatagaaaaaaactGAGTGGCGGTGAGCTGATGCATCGTCAGGTTTTCATGTTGGCGTCTCAGTCTGAGTGCCCTTCAGCATTGGTGTCTTCTTACCAGGCCTTCAAGTCATCACCCAGTCTCCacatgacagagacagacagacagtctttgTTCAAGCAGAGGAGGGAGTTGTGGCTGGTGGCTGCCCCATGTCTTCTTCAGTATGTTTTGCTTGGAGCGTTCTGTCTCCACCAGGCAGTGAAATAGTCAGACCGCAGACCTGATCAACAGACAAGACAGACTAAGAAGACACCGTGTAATCTAGAATATCATATTGCCGTTTTTCAAGGCTTGACTCTATTGATATGATTCATTTACGGTACTTCTCCTAAAGTGAATTGACTAAAACAACAAACAACTTAAAAGGAAAACACAACTATTTTGGTGAAAATAGCAGTTCAGTTTCTGATCTAATCTGGGGTCTAATAGTCATGTATgagtacacagatacacacagacacaaacaaaacGCAGACACACGAACAAACACACAGCTGGATGGCAGACTGCCCTGTCACTGTTCATGACTGGCTGTTCCAGATTAGGTCAGATTAAATTAGGT harbors:
- the LOC139548763 gene encoding hypermethylated in cancer 1 protein-like isoform X1 encodes the protein MRESRGEDFTNGHDTRHESEISAVLGGGLTTMLHAMEVPSHARHLLLQLNTQRTKGFLCDVIIVVQNALFRAHKNILAASSLYLKSLVVHDNLINLDHEMVSPGVFRVILDYIYTGRLTEGDHSSPTEPNLGAVLAAASYLQLLDLVALCKKKMRRNGKYPLRPTPAFLPYGKMGPNSLGLGGGSRYRVSTPVIQSCYPGGVVNTHTPRAPPLEELPPHPHATHAGELYAPTSSQGPQVFPSTPSALPAQPSLRPAHSDRNCSPIYGLDLSKKSPNSQSQNTPSHPHLAHALPHHDEEREGGLSGRTSPMLGNNGGAYPTEKMETADQAGSLPPHSYPHLNKPLGPHLPHLHRSSSQGPDHYPCPLSPDTPTEAGEPSREVGNIYRWVKHEPLSYTAEDEEDDEDEEERGGNGDQNHQHHNHHHKAGEESDDRYRRVGCDGEDEKSGSGSEGTGSSEGRPSPTGVMGRFHLPYEPESFGDNLYVCIPCDKGFPSSEQLNAHVETHTEEELYSGGEMGSSNPKNNSSNSNGNGSLNSLEGRSSQSLTPGVLGEIIRPYRCNSCEKSYKDPATLRQHEKTHWLTRPYPCSICGKKFTQRGTMTRHMRSHLGLKPFACDHCGMRFTRQYRLTEHMRIHSGEKPYECQVCGGKFAQQRNLISHMKMHSSGGAGGVLTADGKLKLDFAEGIYPLSKYAAEHLGLKQEKASELLAEHAMESLFPLSKLAAEHLRLNHHDKMDVLGVPALPPPPGSLSDSHSRIIDRYSPS
- the LOC139548763 gene encoding hypermethylated in cancer 1 protein-like isoform X2; translated protein: MIIKGDLDRMAEEIGHPGGGLTTMLHAMEVPSHARHLLLQLNTQRTKGFLCDVIIVVQNALFRAHKNILAASSLYLKSLVVHDNLINLDHEMVSPGVFRVILDYIYTGRLTEGDHSSPTEPNLGAVLAAASYLQLLDLVALCKKKMRRNGKYPLRPTPAFLPYGKMGPNSLGLGGGSRYRVSTPVIQSCYPGGVVNTHTPRAPPLEELPPHPHATHAGELYAPTSSQGPQVFPSTPSALPAQPSLRPAHSDRNCSPIYGLDLSKKSPNSQSQNTPSHPHLAHALPHHDEEREGGLSGRTSPMLGNNGGAYPTEKMETADQAGSLPPHSYPHLNKPLGPHLPHLHRSSSQGPDHYPCPLSPDTPTEAGEPSREVGNIYRWVKHEPLSYTAEDEEDDEDEEERGGNGDQNHQHHNHHHKAGEESDDRYRRVGCDGEDEKSGSGSEGTGSSEGRPSPTGVMGRFHLPYEPESFGDNLYVCIPCDKGFPSSEQLNAHVETHTEEELYSGGEMGSSNPKNNSSNSNGNGSLNSLEGRSSQSLTPGVLGEIIRPYRCNSCEKSYKDPATLRQHEKTHWLTRPYPCSICGKKFTQRGTMTRHMRSHLGLKPFACDHCGMRFTRQYRLTEHMRIHSGEKPYECQVCGGKFAQQRNLISHMKMHSSGGAGGVLTADGKLKLDFAEGIYPLSKYAAEHLGLKQEKASELLAEHAMESLFPLSKLAAEHLRLNHHDKMDVLGVPALPPPPGSLSDSHSRIIDRYSPS
- the LOC139548763 gene encoding hypermethylated in cancer 1 protein-like isoform X3, with amino-acid sequence MLHAMEVPSHARHLLLQLNTQRTKGFLCDVIIVVQNALFRAHKNILAASSLYLKSLVVHDNLINLDHEMVSPGVFRVILDYIYTGRLTEGDHSSPTEPNLGAVLAAASYLQLLDLVALCKKKMRRNGKYPLRPTPAFLPYGKMGPNSLGLGGGSRYRVSTPVIQSCYPGGVVNTHTPRAPPLEELPPHPHATHAGELYAPTSSQGPQVFPSTPSALPAQPSLRPAHSDRNCSPIYGLDLSKKSPNSQSQNTPSHPHLAHALPHHDEEREGGLSGRTSPMLGNNGGAYPTEKMETADQAGSLPPHSYPHLNKPLGPHLPHLHRSSSQGPDHYPCPLSPDTPTEAGEPSREVGNIYRWVKHEPLSYTAEDEEDDEDEEERGGNGDQNHQHHNHHHKAGEESDDRYRRVGCDGEDEKSGSGSEGTGSSEGRPSPTGVMGRFHLPYEPESFGDNLYVCIPCDKGFPSSEQLNAHVETHTEEELYSGGEMGSSNPKNNSSNSNGNGSLNSLEGRSSQSLTPGVLGEIIRPYRCNSCEKSYKDPATLRQHEKTHWLTRPYPCSICGKKFTQRGTMTRHMRSHLGLKPFACDHCGMRFTRQYRLTEHMRIHSGEKPYECQVCGGKFAQQRNLISHMKMHSSGGAGGVLTADGKLKLDFAEGIYPLSKYAAEHLGLKQEKASELLAEHAMESLFPLSKLAAEHLRLNHHDKMDVLGVPALPPPPGSLSDSHSRIIDRYSPS